Below is a window of Candidatus Rokuibacteriota bacterium DNA.
ACGAGGTCGGCGAGCCGCTTGCGACCGCTCGCATGCCTACCAGTCGCCCTCCCCAAGCTTCGCCCTCACGGCGCGAATAACTTCCCCGGCGAGCCCCAAGGCACGGCCCGCGTCGCTCTCATCAAACGCTTCCGCGGGGATTCCCCCGGGAAGGCTGTTCGGATACCGAGTCGGAATATAGTAGTGATCGAGCGGCGCGACTCGGGGTCTGAGCGCGGCGAAGTCGCTGTCCAGGTTCCCGCATTCCCTGACGAGATCCGCCACAGAGTGACCGAGCACCTGTTCGGCCCCCCGGGCGTAGAGAAAGGCCTTCAATGCCTTCTCAGCCGCCTGCTGGCGAAGAAAACATGCGAGGTTATAGCGCC
It encodes the following:
- a CDS encoding HEPN domain-containing protein; translated protein: RYNLACFLRQQAAEKALKAFLYARGAEQVLGHSVADLVRECGNLDSDFAALRPRVAPLDHYYIPTRYPNSLPGGIPAEAFDESDAGRALGLAGEVIRAVRAKLGEGDW